CCCGCTTGGCGATGATGGACTCCAGCCGGGCCACCACCGTCTCCCGGGGCTGGGTACGCGCCCACTCGATGGCCTTGCCGACGCCGCCGACGAAGGCCTTGACGGTCTTCGGGTTGCGCTTGATGAAGTCGTCGCGGAACACGTACGCGCCGGCGCTGAACGCGCCGAGGAGTTCGTAGTCGGTGAAGACGGTGCGGATGCCGCCGTTGGCGACGGCCTTGTCGCGGATCACCCCGCCGAGCACGGCGACGTCGATCTGCCGGGCGCGCAGCGACTGCTCGGTGTTGACCGGGGGCAGCGCCACCAGCTCCACCTTGGCGATCTCGGCCGGGGTGAGGCCCCCCTTGACCAGCCACGTCTTCAGCACCGCCTCGGCGTGCGCGCCGAGGGTGTTCATGCCGACCTTCTTGCCGATCAGGTCGCGGGGGCCACGGATCGGGCTGCCGTCCAGCACGTAGTAGCCCTGGAAGGTCTGCGCGTCGGAGCCGTAGTAGCTGACCACGGCGGTGATCGGGGCGCCGGCGGTGGCGAGCTTGACGATCGCCCCGTTGAACGCGCCGCCGAAGTCGCTCTGCCCGGTGGCGGTGGCCTGGATGTCGGCCGGGCCGCCGGTGACGTTGCCGATCCACTTGAGCTTGACGTCGCCGAGGTAACCGAGGTCGGCGGCGAGTTCGGGGAGGGTCACCTGGCCGACCGAGCCCTGGTAGCGCAACTCGGTGACCTGCTTGCCGTCGGCGGCGGCGTCGGTGCCGCAGCCGGCGGTGGCGGCGAGGGTGAGCAGGGCGACGGCGGCGGCGAGGGTACGCCGCAGCGGATGACGGGATGAGGCCATGGAGGGGTCTCCTGATCTGTCCACGGTGCGGTGGAGGGGGCCCACGAGGGGCGCGAGCGCACAGCGCACCGGGCCGGGCGACGGTGCGCCGGCAGCCGGTGGGGAGGTGCGGGAAGAGAGCGACGACGGGTGGCCGAGCCGGTGGAACCGGTCAGCTCAACAGAGCGCGCTCGCGTGCCGGACCAGGTCGACGTGCACGCGAGCGGTGAGGTGGAGCTCGTCCCGCTGCGACATGGCCTCATGCTGCCCGCCGCTCTCCGACCCGGTCAACGCTCTTCCACGAAGTGAGATTTTCACCGCTGACTTTGTTACAACCCGTCCCCACCAGCATTTACGACCCCTTAACACCTACCCGTTGACTAGAGATTCTGACGGGCGTACCGGGGCACCGTCCAGTGCGGATCCGAGCGGGTTTCGCAGACCGTCGGTTCGGGCATGTTCGATGCCGCAGACGCAGGGAAGAACACGACGAGAGAGGAGCCCACGATGGGCATTCAGTTCCGGAAGCGCCAGAAGTACGGCCCGCTGATCCTCAACTTCACCGAGAACGGCTTCTCGTCGTGGAGCGTCAAGATCGGTCGCTGGTCCTGGAACTCGAAGTCCCGCGCCCACCGTGTGGACCTGCCGGGCCCGCTGTCCTGGAAGCAGGACAAGTCCCGGGCGTGACGTCCCGAACTCGAACGGGGTGCCGGTGGTTCACCGGCACCCCGTTCGGCGTCCGGGGGCACCTTCGCCGTTCCGCCCGGGCAGCCCGTCGACCCGGCGGAGAATCGCGGCATGGCCGACGACTCCTACCGACGGGAACAGCGACGGGCCGCGGTGGCCGCCGCGCTGCTGCTGCTCGCCTACTTCCTGGTGCCGGTGGAACGTGACCCGAACGGGCTGCGGCTCGCCCTGCGCTCGGTCGGCACCCTGCTCCTCGTCGTCGTCGTGGCGCTGCTGGTCACCGGCCAGGTCCGCCGCCAGCTCCGGGCCGCCCCACCCACCGGCGACACCGAGGTACGCCAGCTGATCCGGCTCGCCGTCCTGCTCCTCGCCGGGGTGCTCGTCTTCGCCCTGGCCGACTTCGTGGTGGCCGACAGCCGCCCCGGCCAGTTCGCCAACCTGGACACCCGGATCGACGCGCTCTATTTCGCCCTCGCCACGCTCACCACCATCGGCTACGGCGACGTGCATGCCCAGGGGCAGATCGCCCGGGTCGTCGTCTGCGCGCAGATGCTGTTCAGCATCGGGGTCGTCACCACCGGGGCGTCCATCGTGGTCAAGCAGCTGACCCGGCGTCCCCGGGGCTGATCAGCACGTCGCCGCCGAGCCGACCGTGCTCCGGGTCCCGGCCGACACCGCCGGAGGCGAGCAGCGAGGTCAGCGCCCGGCTGGTGTCGGCGGCCCGGTAGACCGTCGAGGTGAGCGTGAAGCGGCGCAGCTCGGTCACCGTACGCGGGCCCGAGCGGGCGAGTTCGGCCAGCAGTTCACGGCGCAACGGGCCGGGTTCCGGGTCGAGGGTGATGTCCAGCAGCCGCCCCGCCGGGTCGGCGGGATCGCGGTAGCGGACCCCGGCGTACTCGTCGGCCGCCCAGAGCGCGTCCTTCAGCGCCTCCAGGCTGCGGTCCGATCCGGTGGCGAACCCGAGCCGGCGGGCCGGCCCCTCGGCGGGCACCAGGTCCACCTCGGTGACCAGCGGGAAGCCGGCGTCGGTCAGCGCCGGCCGCAGCGACCGGCCGGCGTCGGTGACCAGCAGCAGTTCGGCGGGGCGACCGGTGGTCGCGGCGGCCAGCAGGGCCGGCGTCGGGTCCCCGCCGTCGACCAGGGTGAGCAGCGGCGCGCCGGCCGCGCCGGCCGCCTTCAGCGCCGGCGGCAGCCGGTCCGGGCCGCCGGGCACCACGTGCACGGCGACGTCCGTGGGCAGGGTCGCCTCGATCGGTCCGAGCCGGGCCGGCAGGTCCGGGGCGTCGGCCAGCACCAGCACGGTGAGCCGCCGGCCACGCAGCCGGTCGGCGAACTCGGCCACCACCCGCAGCGCGGCGTCCGCGCCACCGGCGTCGCTCCCGGCGTACGCCAGGGCGAGGGTGGCCCGCCGGGAGCGGTGCAGCGCTCCCGGCAGCCAGTGGTCGAGCTGGCGGACGAGCAGTTCGCGCAGGACGGCGTCGGTCGGCATGGTGCCGTTCTACCGCACGGCCGGTCAGGCCGGGACGGAGATCCCCACCCCGCCGCGGGTCTGCCCGCCGTAGCGCTGCCGCTCGGCGTCCAGGTCGAGCCGGCCGATCCGCTTGCGGGCGGCCAGCGCGCCGGAGTCGAGCAGGTCGGCCGGGATGAGCCAGACGATCTCGAATTCGAGGCCGTCCGGGTCCTGGCCGTAGAGGCTCTTGGTGGTGCCGTGGTCGGAGGCGCCGACCAGGGCCCCGGCGGCGGTCAGCCGCTCGGCGGTGGCGGCCAGCTCGTCGAGGGTGTCCACCTCCCAGGCCAGGTGGTAGAGGCCGACGGTGGCCCGGCCGGCCTGCGAACGGCCCGCCGCCGCGCCGATCTCGAAGAGACCGAGGTCGTGGTCGTTGGTCGAGTCGGGCGCCTGGAGGAAGGTCGCGCCGCGGAACCCGTCCGGGGTCATCGCCACCGGACGGAAGCCCAGCACGTCGCGGTAGAAGGCGACGCTGCGCTCGAGGTTGCTGACGTAGAGGACGGCGTGGTTGAGCCGGTGGATTCCCATGTCCTCCACGTTAGCGCGGTTTCGTTGAGCGTTCAACAATATCCGCTATGATGGCGGTCATGACCCGGTGGCTGGACCCCGACGAGCAACGCACCTGGCGGGCCTTCCTGACCGCCTCCCGGGCGCTGGCGGAGACACTCGACCGCGAGCTGCAACGCGACGCAGGCATGCCGCACGCCTACTACGAGATCCTGGTACGGCTCTCCGAGGCGCCCGACCGCCGCCTGCGGATGAGCGAGCTGGCCGAGGCCACCGGCTCCTCCCGCAGCCGGCTCTCGCACGCCGCCACCCGGCTGGAGGCGTCCGGCTGGATCCGGCGGGAAGACTGCCCGACCGACCGGCGCGGGCAGATCGCCGTCCTCACCGACGACGGCTTCGCCGCTCTCGCCGCCGCCGCACCCGGACACGTCGAGGGCGTCCGCCGGCACCTGTTCGACGCCCTCAGTCCCGCTCAGGTCGACCAGCTCCGGCGGATCAGCGAGGCCCTGGCCGATCACCTGACCGGATCCTGACCGATCAAGGTCGGCTCGGGGGGTTGTACTTATTGTCGCCGGACGAGCACGATGGGGCGTGTCCTCCGGCTTCGGTGAACTGACTGTCCAGGCGCACCATCTGGTGTCCGCAGGTGACCTGGCCGGCGCTCAGCGGCTGCTCGCCGACGCGCTCAGCGACGCCGACCCACGCCCGGCCAACGCCTCCCCCGAGTTGGCCGAGGCCGCCGGCCTCCAGGCGAGGGTGCTGGTCGCCCTCGGCGAACCGCACGCCGCGCGCGGCTGGGCCGCCTTCGCGTACGCGGCCACCTCCCGGCTGCACGGGCGCTCCGACGAGCGGACCGTCACCGCCGCCGCCACCCTCGCCGCCGTGCTGCACCGGGTCGGCAGCGACGCCCGGGCCGCCCGGCTCTATTCCGACGTGATCATCGAACTGACCGCCCGGGACGGGCCGGAGTCCCAGCGGGTGCTGGCCGCGCACGCCGACCTGGCCACCGTGGAATACGCCCGCGGCCAGTGCGAGATCGCCCGCGACCGGCTCCAGGACGCCTGGGAGCTGCACCGGGAGGTGTACGGCGACGGCCACCCCGCCGGCATCAAGATGCTGGCCCGGCTCGGCGCGATGGAACGCGACTGTGGTGAGTTCCTCGCCTCCCACGAGCACCTGGCCCTCGCCGAGGAGCTGTGCCGGCTGCACCTGGCCCCCGACGACCCGCTCGCCGGTCAGGTGGCCGGGCTGGTCCGGGCCGCCGCCGACCCCGACCACGTCTGCCCCGCGCCGGAACCACCGACCCGCCAGCCGCCGATCGTGCCGGCCGCCCGGGTCCCACCGGCCGACGAGGGGCCACCCGAGCCGCCGCCGCACCGCCCGGCTGAGCCGGTCGCCCCGCACGCCGCACCGTCGGTGCCCAACCCGCGGCTGTCCGAGGAGGACGACGACGGCTACCGGAACCCGACGGACGACGGCTGGTGGCCGCCGGAGCAGACCTTCGACGAGGCGTACCGGCCGGAGGAGGCCGCGCTGCCGCCGTCCGTGGTCACCCTCGCCGGCGACCAACCCGACGGCGTACGCCGGGTCGGTCCGGCGTACTCGCCGGAGGCGGCGTCCCGGCTGCTGCCCGTACCCGTGCACCGGCCGGCCCCGCCGCCGCCCGACCGCGGCCGGTGGCTGCCGCTGGTGGTCGGTGGGGTGGTCGTGGTGCTGCTCGGCGCGGCGGCGGTGATCGCCGGGGTGTCCCGGGTGGACCACTCCCGGGACGCGCCGACGACGCCGCGCCCGTCGACGACCGCCGCCTCCCCCGGTGCGGCACCGCCGAGCGGCGGCGCGCCCGCCTCCCCCGGCACCCCGCCGGGCGCGGTGACGCTCACCGACCGGCGGGACAACATCGCCCTGCGCTGGAGCTACCCGACGGGCGGGGAGGGACCGGTGGTCGTCTCCGGCGGTCGCGCCGGCCAGGACCCCCACCCGTTCCAGCAGCTGCCCGCCGGCACCACCAGCTGGATCGTGTACGGCCTCGACCGCACCACCGACTACTGCTTCACCGTCGCGGTGGTCTGGTCGACGGACACGGTCGCCCGGTCGAAGCCGGTCTGCACCAGACGCCGCTGACCACCCGGGCTCAGCCGAGGTCCGGCTCGACCAGGGCCGGCAGCGACACGCTCACCCGCAGCCCCGGCCCGTCACCGGCCACGCCGTCGGCGGCGGCGAGTTCCACCGTGCCGCCGGCCCGGCGGACCAGTTCGCGGACGATGGCCAGGCCCAGGCCGGAGCCCCCGGCGTCCCGGGCGCGGGCGTCGTCCAGCCGGGTGAACCGCTGGAACACCCGCTCCCGGTCGGCCACCGGGATTCCCGGCCCGTCGTCGGTCACCGTCACCCGGTGGTACGCCGGACCGCCGTCCCGCTCGGGCGCGGAGGGGCCGGTGACCGTCAGCACCACCTCCGAACGCGCGTGCCGGACCGCGTTGTCCACCAGGTTGGTCAGCACCCGCCGCAGCTCGTCCGGGTCCCCCTCGGTCCAGCGTGGCCCCTCCGGCGACACCACCCGTACCGGTGGCGACGGGCAGCGGTCGGCGACCTCGCGCAGCAACCCGCCCAGCTCGACCGGCCCGACGACCCGCGTTCCCGGGCCGGCCACCGGCTCCTCGTCCAGCCGGGCCAGCAGGAGCAGGTCGTCGACGAGGCGGCCCAGCCGCTCGGCGTCGGCGAGCAGGTCGTCGGCGACCGCCGGCCAGTCCGTCCGGTCCGCCAGCCGCCGCGCCACCTCCAACTCGGTACGCATGTTCGTCAGCGGGCTGCGCAGCTCGTGGGCGGCGTCGGCGAGGAAGGCGCGCTGCCGTTCCCGGGTCGCCGCCAGCCGGTCCAGCATGTCGTTGAGGGTGACCGCCAACCGGTGGATCTCGTCCCGCGCCGCCGGTACGGGCAGCCGCTCCGACCCCGCCCGCCCGGTGATCTCGGCCGCGCCGCTGCGCAGCGCCTCCACCGGGCGCAGCGTCGCGCCGACCACCCGCCAGGCCACCAGCGCGAGCCCCGCCACCAGCAGCGGGAACCCGACCAGCAGCAGGGTACGGACGACGTGCAGGCTGTGCCGGACGTCGGCCATGGACTTGCCGACCACCACCGTGAGCGGCTCCGCCGGGGTGCCCGCCGGTACGGTGACCACCCGGGCCGGCCCGGTCAGCCCGAGCCGTCGCCCGTCGACCACCAGCCGCTGGCGGCCTCCACCGGCGAGCTGGTCGGGGCGGAGCATCGGGACCAGCCGGTCGGCGTCGATGGAGGCGGCCCGGATCCGCCCCTGGGCGTCGACGACCTGGACCCGGAGCTGGCCGCCGGCCACCGGCAACGGGTCGGGCAGCGCATCGGAGGCGGCGAGCAGCGCGACCGCGTCGGCGGTCCGGAACGCCTCGGCGTCGACGGTGCGCTGGAGGGTCCAGCCGAGCGCGCCGACCAGCAGCACCCCACCGAGCGCGAACCCGACCGCCAGCCCGAGCACGCCGAGCGCGGTCAGTCGAGCCCGCAGCCCGGGCACGCCGAGCGCGGTCAGTCGGGCCCGCAGCCCGAGCCTCACCAGGTGGCGAGGCGGTAACCGGCGCCCCGGACGGTTTCGAGGCGGTCCCGACCGATCTTGCGGCGCAGGTAGCCGACGTAGACCTCCACCGCGTTCGGGGCGGTGTCCACGCCCGCGTCCCAGACGTGGTCCAGCAGCTCGATCTTGGAGACGACCTGCCCGGGGCGGCGCATCAGGTAGTCGAGCAGGGCGTACTCGCGGGTGGTGAGGGCCACCTCGGCGTCGGCCCGGGTCACCCGTCGGCGGGCCGGGTCGAGCCGCAGGTCACCCACGGCGAGCACGGCGGGGCGTTCCGGCGCGCCCCGGCGCAGCAGCGCCCGCAGCCGGGCCAGCAGCACCACGTACGAGAAGGGCTTGGTGAGGTAGTCGTCGGCCCCGCAGTCCAGCCCGTCGGCCTGGTCGTACTCGCCGTCCTTGGCCGACAGCATCAGCACCGGCAGCCAGTGCTCCTCGGCCCGCAGCCGGCGCACCACCTCGTAGCCGGAGAGGCCGGGCAGCATCACGTCCAGGAGCATCGCGTCGTAGCCGCCGTGCCGGGCCGCGTCCAGACCGGCCGGACCGGTGGCCGCCACGTCCACCGCGAAGCCCTCGGCCTGCAGGCCGCGCTGCAACGCCGACGCGAGCCGCGACTCGTCCTCAACCACCAGCAACCGCACGCCACCAAGGGTGCCACCCGACGACACCCCCTTAGGGGATCTCCTCAGCGCGCTCACAGCGACCGGGGTGCAGCATGGCGGTCAGGAGGTGTCCACCATGTCCGTACTGAACAACCGTGCCGTGCTCCGCTGGCTGGTCCCGGTGACCGCGGGGGTCGCCGTGATCGGGGGCGGTGCCGCCGTCGGCACGTTCGCCGCCGACGCCGAGCCGG
This genomic interval from Micromonospora sp. CCTCC AA 2012012 contains the following:
- a CDS encoding tetratricopeptide repeat protein, encoding MSSGFGELTVQAHHLVSAGDLAGAQRLLADALSDADPRPANASPELAEAAGLQARVLVALGEPHAARGWAAFAYAATSRLHGRSDERTVTAAATLAAVLHRVGSDARAARLYSDVIIELTARDGPESQRVLAAHADLATVEYARGQCEIARDRLQDAWELHREVYGDGHPAGIKMLARLGAMERDCGEFLASHEHLALAEELCRLHLAPDDPLAGQVAGLVRAAADPDHVCPAPEPPTRQPPIVPAARVPPADEGPPEPPPHRPAEPVAPHAAPSVPNPRLSEEDDDGYRNPTDDGWWPPEQTFDEAYRPEEAALPPSVVTLAGDQPDGVRRVGPAYSPEAASRLLPVPVHRPAPPPPDRGRWLPLVVGGVVVVLLGAAAVIAGVSRVDHSRDAPTTPRPSTTAASPGAAPPSGGAPASPGTPPGAVTLTDRRDNIALRWSYPTGGEGPVVVSGGRAGQDPHPFQQLPAGTTSWIVYGLDRTTDYCFTVAVVWSTDTVARSKPVCTRRR
- a CDS encoding VOC family protein; translation: MGIHRLNHAVLYVSNLERSVAFYRDVLGFRPVAMTPDGFRGATFLQAPDSTNDHDLGLFEIGAAAGRSQAGRATVGLYHLAWEVDTLDELAATAERLTAAGALVGASDHGTTKSLYGQDPDGLEFEIVWLIPADLLDSGALAARKRIGRLDLDAERQRYGGQTRGGVGISVPA
- a CDS encoding sensor histidine kinase, whose product is MRARLTALGVPGLRARLTALGVLGLAVGFALGGVLLVGALGWTLQRTVDAEAFRTADAVALLAASDALPDPLPVAGGQLRVQVVDAQGRIRAASIDADRLVPMLRPDQLAGGGRQRLVVDGRRLGLTGPARVVTVPAGTPAEPLTVVVGKSMADVRHSLHVVRTLLLVGFPLLVAGLALVAWRVVGATLRPVEALRSGAAEITGRAGSERLPVPAARDEIHRLAVTLNDMLDRLAATRERQRAFLADAAHELRSPLTNMRTELEVARRLADRTDWPAVADDLLADAERLGRLVDDLLLLARLDEEPVAGPGTRVVGPVELGGLLREVADRCPSPPVRVVSPEGPRWTEGDPDELRRVLTNLVDNAVRHARSEVVLTVTGPSAPERDGGPAYHRVTVTDDGPGIPVADRERVFQRFTRLDDARARDAGGSGLGLAIVRELVRRAGGTVELAAADGVAGDGPGLRVSVSLPALVEPDLG
- a CDS encoding response regulator transcription factor, producing MRLLVVEDESRLASALQRGLQAEGFAVDVAATGPAGLDAARHGGYDAMLLDVMLPGLSGYEVVRRLRAEEHWLPVLMLSAKDGEYDQADGLDCGADDYLTKPFSYVVLLARLRALLRRGAPERPAVLAVGDLRLDPARRRVTRADAEVALTTREYALLDYLMRRPGQVVSKIELLDHVWDAGVDTAPNAVEVYVGYLRRKIGRDRLETVRGAGYRLATW
- a CDS encoding putative leader peptide, whose product is MSQRDELHLTARVHVDLVRHASALC
- a CDS encoding ABC transporter substrate-binding protein; this translates as MASSRHPLRRTLAAAVALLTLAATAGCGTDAAADGKQVTELRYQGSVGQVTLPELAADLGYLGDVKLKWIGNVTGGPADIQATATGQSDFGGAFNGAIVKLATAGAPITAVVSYYGSDAQTFQGYYVLDGSPIRGPRDLIGKKVGMNTLGAHAEAVLKTWLVKGGLTPAEIAKVELVALPPVNTEQSLRARQIDVAVLGGVIRDKAVANGGIRTVFTDYELLGAFSAGAYVFRDDFIKRNPKTVKAFVGGVGKAIEWARTQPRETVVARLESIIAKRGRNEDPALVKYWKSTGVAGKGGVITDQEFATWIDWLADAGELKGERPKPRDIYTNEFNPFATGGGGA
- a CDS encoding MarR family winged helix-turn-helix transcriptional regulator; this encodes MAVMTRWLDPDEQRTWRAFLTASRALAETLDRELQRDAGMPHAYYEILVRLSEAPDRRLRMSELAEATGSSRSRLSHAATRLEASGWIRREDCPTDRRGQIAVLTDDGFAALAAAAPGHVEGVRRHLFDALSPAQVDQLRRISEALADHLTGS
- a CDS encoding DUF4236 domain-containing protein is translated as MGIQFRKRQKYGPLILNFTENGFSSWSVKIGRWSWNSKSRAHRVDLPGPLSWKQDKSRA
- a CDS encoding potassium channel family protein, which encodes MADDSYRREQRRAAVAAALLLLAYFLVPVERDPNGLRLALRSVGTLLLVVVVALLVTGQVRRQLRAAPPTGDTEVRQLIRLAVLLLAGVLVFALADFVVADSRPGQFANLDTRIDALYFALATLTTIGYGDVHAQGQIARVVVCAQMLFSIGVVTTGASIVVKQLTRRPRG